One segment of Rosa chinensis cultivar Old Blush chromosome 6, RchiOBHm-V2, whole genome shotgun sequence DNA contains the following:
- the LOC112168975 gene encoding basic leucine zipper 9, whose translation MERNSAAVHSQMTPSMFGSSWHGDHMKRSPPQLEIDEWINHGVAADNQGEFRADRSFAETDGFFGDVCSGDLSFAFKNRDMMNGFSSSGLTETLLSPQKLTPKNSSLSATMDSQSSICVGTPTSAANPIGRDNQARGATSGSSGDQSDEDDFEIEAGPCGDSTNPLDIKRIRRMVSNRESARRSRRRKQQHLQELEGQVDILRGENSTLFMQLTDASQQYRDADTNNRVLKSDVEALRAKVKLAEDMVTRGSLTSSLNQLLQGHLTTPQPLNPHTNLRGVAHVSPTITIHGEDTSYGGIAISGQNSGVGLGNVAGMTNSNMSTRIMSDSVSCVSTDMW comes from the exons ATGGAGCGGAATTCAGCTGCGGTTCACTCCCAAATGACGCCGTCGATGTTCGGGTCGTCGTGGCACGGTGATCACATGAAGCGAAGCCCGCCGCAGTTGGAAATCGACGAGTGGATCAACCATGGGGTCGCAGCTGATAACCAAGGCGAGTTTCGGGCGGACCGGAGTTTCGCCGAAACGGACGGCTTTTTCGGCGACGTTTGCTCCGGTGACCTCAGCTTCGCTTTCAAGAACCGG GACATGATGAATGGCTTTTCAAGCAGTGGACTGACTGAAACCCTACTAAGCCCTCAGAAACTCACCCCCAAGAATTCCAGCCTCTCAGCAACCATGGATTCCCAGTCTTCGATATGTG TTGGAACTCCCACATCGGCCGCTAACCCAATTGGTAGAGATAACCAAGCAAGAGGAGCCACCAGTGGTTCCTCTGGAGATCAATCAGATGAGGATGATTTTGAGATAGAAGCCGGCCCATGTGGAGACAGTACAAACCCTCTTGATATTAAACGTATCAGAAG GATGGTCTCGAACAGGGAGTCTGCTAGgcgatcaagaagaagaaagcaacaacatttgCAAGAACTTGAGGGGCAG GTTGATATACTGAGAGGAGAAAATTCAACCTTATTCATGCAGCTTACAGATGCTTCTCAACAGTACCGTGATGCTGATACAAACAATAGAGTGCTGAAATCAGATGTGGAAGCTTTGAGAGCTAAG GTGAAGCTAGCTGAAGATATGGTTACTCGCGGCTCTTTAACCTCTAGCCTTAACCAACTTCTTCAAGGTCATTTAACCACACCACAACCACTTAATCCTCATACTAATTTGCGCGGTGTAGCACACGTGTCGCCAACCATTACCATTCATGGAGAGGATACCTCATATGGTGGAATAGCAATCTCTGGTCAGAACTCGGGCGTTGGACTCGGAAATGTTGCTGGTATGACTAATAGCAATATGAGTACCAGGATCATGAGTGATTCTGTAAGCTGTGTGTCGACTGATATGTGGTAA